DNA sequence from the Vicia villosa cultivar HV-30 ecotype Madison, WI linkage group LG3, Vvil1.0, whole genome shotgun sequence genome:
GgaacaagtaaataaccttcgcgagattacccaacattgccactttcaaagactcgtgcttgtgtacgtgtgcaacaaaacaagacccatgcatttaagacgacctctctatctcttaaactacacaattaCATCTTTCCAATATTTCACCATATTACACAACATGAAATTCAATCCAAATATCTAACACCAGTTAGCATTCaacaatcaatcacataattcatgaTTATCATTATCACATAATACATTCATGAACATTGATTATAAACAATCCATCCATAACATACattcataattacatgttattcgaaattaacatcataattaattaaacaagtgCCAATCAATATTATCCTATTATATAGAATATCAAATTATCTTCATAATgcttcgaacgacgcataaaacggagttacgggtCAAAAGTTACGATCATTTGAATTTTCACAAAACATGGCATTTTTGCCCGGGGCTCCAAGGCTGTAACTTGGTCACAAAAACCCTCGCTCTCCTGCTCGACTTGCCCGGCGAAAGCCTGTGGACGCTGGCTCGCCCGGCGAAGCAAAACGCTCGCCCGACGCTCTACACCAGAACCAGAAAACGCTGATGCGTTTTTCAGCATCCTAACACCATACCAAATCCGATTCTAACCATCAAAACTTAGTTTAAACATCATTTAATCACATGTTTTGGGTTTCTATTCATTTTTCTAGTCATGGGTCATCCATATAAGAATTCAAACATGAACAATTCACAAATTCCTATTGATTTCACATGAACCCTAACATTTACATTTCATTaaattgaaagatgaagagattACATACAAAACATGcataacattacccaatcatgcaATCCTATAAGAATTTGGATTCTAGCCCTTACCTCTATTTCAAACTCCTccaatcttcaagaatctcacaatcctcttctcttctcccttctactctttctccaaaatgaatgttatgggaactaacctaatttctctcttactatctttctcacaaACTGGGCTTAACCCATCCAGCTATTCTTTCTAACTAAATTAGACTCATTAGCTATTATCTTAGTATTCTACTATTTACTCCAATAGCTCAATTAACATAAAAACAcacatttaaataattatcataccatatgacaattaaataaaaacaaacaattactaaaacaccaaataatgctaattaaataaatatctaagAAATTTGGGATGTTACACACCACATGTATGGCGTATTTTCTATGGGAGGACCTGGTACTTCATCTGTCAATGAAACCTCCAAATATGGTGTTAACCATGAAGTCAGGATATTTCTTGGTCATTTTTAGGAGAAAGCGAAAAAAATGATAGTGATCATAAAAGGTGTGTCTCAAGTTAGTTTTATCGGGACACCAATGTACTTATTAAAATGTACATATGCATGACACCCCTATGCGGGTATGGGTGGCCTGAGGCTTTAGGGATGTTTTTTTGTGGTTTAGGGCTTGCACCTGGTGGTGAGAAACCATGTGCGATGGTGTTTTTTCTATGGCTTTAGGGGTCACTTCTTTAATCTTTTTCACAAACTGGTTTCACGAATTGAACACAAACTCATAGAAATGAAAAAGTAGTTGGTTTTGCTTTGTCACAATTGCCTTCGCgaatttaaataattgattattgataTAGAGAAGAAGACAAATTTGGAAATCAAATGTCTTCACGATTTTGGTTAAGGTTCATTAATTTGAATTCGGAAACTAAATTAGAGAAGAACACGATGAACATATAATTAGGTATCACCCATCgtttcaaaaatttaattttatcatattttaagTTATTGCATTAGACCATCATTTTTGTTTAAATTGAAAATTTTCGTTTTCCTCTTTATTATAGTATTGATTATGGTTTTCTTCCTAGTTTTGACAAATATATGGTGGAAAGTAGATTTGAATGTGTCTTACACTATGTGAGAATATTTTGTGAATTTATTCATTTAGGTTACTTCAGGATTGAGTTTGTATCGGCATGTGATTCAAATTACTAATCATTTTTTAAAGTAATGGGTTGTTTGAAGGACTTGAGGTACCTAGTAGTTGAGACTTTGTAGTTTTAGAAAAATTAGTAATGGgttctttaataattttttatgatgTTGCAAGACCCACTAAAATAAACGTTAAAAATCCACCTTGAACTAAATGCGGATAAAGAGTGTGTTGAAGTAGATTTAAAAAATGTCCTCAATGAGGTTAATGATAAGAAAAGACTCATTgatttaaaaaatacaatacaTTGATAAATGATGAAATTGAAATCACTGATCTAGTATACGATGAACTAAATTGTGATGTTGGTTTATATAAAGGACTAGGTTGTATTGTTGTGAACGGGGATGCGTTCTTAAACATTGGGAGGAGTTGGAAGTGTTGGACATTGATGtaaattcaaaatataacaaaaatagaaTATCACCTAAAATTTGGACAAGTTAGCCTTGAACTTGATTTGGTTGAAAATGAACATGGCCTGTAATCTGGAAGAATATGATACACATGACTTAGGATGAAGGGGACATGAGATTTGGACGACTACCATGAACACAATTAAGATGAATAAGGAAGATTTATAATAGAGATatgaaaccctaaaatttcaTGTTTCTTTGGACGACCATGTTAAAAAAGATGTTCGAGTAAAAGAAAGGGAAAATATGTTGCGTTGTGAATCACCAACAAACAAATCATTTAATGTTTGTCATCTATGATGCTAACATGCACAAACTTAATGTTTTGTTAATTAAAAGTAGCAGAAAATATCAAATTAACTAGAAGCATTGTAATCAAAATAAACCATCACCAAAACAAAGCCACTTAGGCGCCTCGCTTTTTCCTTCGAccctaatttttctttttttatccaCTAAAGAGGGGTGGTTTTAGGGTCAATTTTTGATTCAAAGTCACCTCTCTAAATTCTTTTTCCTTTCATTTTCATTCAAATAAGTaatttcatatataattttagctTTTTCTTCGTGATTTCGTTGTCTTAGTACGACGTTGTGTTGCTCGTCGTCTTATTGCagtattattttgttttcttgtcTTGATGCGGTATTTGTTCGGTTCATATTTACAAATTAATTTTGACTTAACATAtattcaatcaatgactttgaTGTCGTCAATGCCGCAGACTCGAAGACATGAGTATTCCGAGCCTTTCAATTTTGTCATAATTGTAGGCGTTGTCACATTTGTAAGTATTTTGTCCTTATATGCTATTAACGTGAGTGTTATGAGTTTGTTCACAGATTCATTCTTATAAATTTATAACgattttaaatttgtattattCGATGTATTATTTCAGTTTGAATGAAGCtggtttttagtaaaaaaaaataaattaagacaatataattaatattttttaaatttataaataatataatgagACAAGATGAAAGATATCAAAATAAGATTTTTGTTATTACTAGAGGTCGATTCATTTAATTGACTTTGAAATGCATTTATGAGATTAatgaaaaaaatgcaataaaataaaCCCAATTTCACATCAGaaatctctctttcttctttccaTTCCATGTATGAGACTCTTTCTGAGTCCTCACTCCTCACTAACACAAACATCACATATAATTGGATACTCTCATTCTGCTCCCATCCTCACATACTCTTCCTGAGGATGATAGCTCCAGCTCAGCCCCCTATGCACCACAACCAGGCCCCATCTTCACCTTTCTCAGCAAACTCCCCTGCAGTAGACTTCAGTCCACCCCTAATAGCAATGGTTGTCGTCGTCGCCGCCGCCTTCGTCATTGTAACCTACTCCCGCCTCCTCACCCGCCACCTCTCGCCTCCCATCCACCGCCTTATCCAACGCTTCCATAGCCGGCGTTTCCTCCCTCCCTCCTCCTCATTAGGCGACATCGAATCACTCCAATACGAATCATCAACGTTCGAAGCCCCACACACTTTCGGCTTAGACGAATCCATCATCAAAACCATTCCGTTCTTCATCTACACAACGAAATACGAACAAGAGTCTCTCCGTGACTGCGCCGTTTGTTTACTTGAATTCGAAGATCATGATTATGTACGCACTCTACCTCTATGTTCGCACACTTTTCATCTTGATTGTATCGACGCTTGGCTTCGTTCACACGCTAACTGTCCTCTCTGTCGCGGTGTTCTTCTCTGTGAGTCTCCTTTCAGACCTCTCATGGCCGCTAGAATCCGTCCATCGTTTCACGACCAAACTAATATTCTCCACCTCGATACGGTTCAACCGGTGCCGGAGATTACTCCTCATTCTCCTGTTATGAGTAATACCGACGAGAATCAGTTTAACAGACGGGATGATTTTCTGTTGAAACGCTCTTATTCGTTTGGTTTTGAAAGGAGTTTGCCGTCGGAGAGAATGGTAACCGACCCTGCCGCGACCTCTCCGTGGCGGTACCGGAGAGGGAACAACAGTTTCTGGAGCAAAAGACCGTCTCCGTTTGGTTCGTTAGGGAAGTCGAGAGTGTTTTCATTCAGATATTACAGAGGAATGAAATCACCATTTTTCCGCCGGAGAGGATTCTTCCCGTTGTCGGAGTCAAGTAATAGGTACGCCGACGGAGGAAGCTCGTGGCGGAGGAGCAAGTCAATAGCAAGTCCAATGTTCTTGAGATCATCAGCGGCAGTATTCTCGTCAAGCCGTTTAAGATGCGGCGATCCCGAAGCGTTACTATCGCCGGAGAGATTCAACCGTCGACGATGAGAAAATAGGTTGGGAATTGAATTGTTGTATTAATGAATTTGAAGAGGACATACACGTGTCGGAATGTGAATGGGTGAGAAAgtcaaagaaaaagagaaattaaatgATGGTGGTGGCGTGTACTGTGTTGGTCTGGCAAAATGTGGAGACGAGACGAGAGTCATTAAATGGATGTTAGGAAGAgcatttaattagaattaattggtgaaagaagagagagatttatttatttatttgcatgtGGATGGGTTCTGACAGTGTGGTGGGGgtgaattaaaagctcattaaTGCGGGTTTTAAA
Encoded proteins:
- the LOC131661290 gene encoding RING-H2 finger protein ATL65-like — encoded protein: MYETLSESSLLTNTNITYNWILSFCSHPHILFLRMIAPAQPPMHHNQAPSSPFSANSPAVDFSPPLIAMVVVVAAAFVIVTYSRLLTRHLSPPIHRLIQRFHSRRFLPPSSSLGDIESLQYESSTFEAPHTFGLDESIIKTIPFFIYTTKYEQESLRDCAVCLLEFEDHDYVRTLPLCSHTFHLDCIDAWLRSHANCPLCRGVLLCESPFRPLMAARIRPSFHDQTNILHLDTVQPVPEITPHSPVMSNTDENQFNRRDDFLLKRSYSFGFERSLPSERMVTDPAATSPWRYRRGNNSFWSKRPSPFGSLGKSRVFSFRYYRGMKSPFFRRRGFFPLSESSNRYADGGSSWRRSKSIASPMFLRSSAAVFSSSRLRCGDPEALLSPERFNRRR